The sequence CCAGCCCAGCAGCCACAGGCCCGTGCCCACCAGAGCGACGGCGCTTGCCCCTTGCGCAAGACTGGCCATCAGCGCCACCCCCGCCAGTCGCCCCGCCCCGACGCGCCGCGCCGCGCCGTACCCGCCGATCAGCAGCTTTCCATGCCCCGGGCCCGCCGCATGGAAAAAGCCGTAGCCGAAGCAGACCGCGATCAAGGCCGCAAAGGCCCCCGGCTCGCCCGCCCGCAGGGCGCGCAGGGCGCGCGCCATCGCCGTTTGCGCTGTCCTCTGCCCCTCGGTCGCCCAGGCGGCGATAACCCTGTCGCCGCCACTGAGATAGAGTGCCGCGATGACGATCAGACCCGCCAGAAGGGACAGGGCGATCACCCGTCGCATGCCACCACCAACCTGTCGGCGAACAAGGCGCCGACCGCTGGAAAATTGTCCTCGGCCGCGACGACGCCGCCGATCTCGGCCAGGGCGGTCTCAAGCTCGGCATAGGCGGCGTCCAGATCGGCGCGCAGCAACTCGACACTGCACGGGGCCGGGCCACCCGTGGGGGCCCGCACCTCGGTGGGAAGGATCGCCTCGAAGGCGATATAGAACGCCGGATCGTAGATGGCCGCCACAAGGGCCGCATCACCGCCGGGATCGCCCGTGACCTCGCGCCGGTGGACCGTTTCCAGCCGCCCCTCGGGCAGAAGGGTCAGCGCCTGAGGCCGGGGCGGACCGATCCGCAGCGCGACGTCGCCGCGCGACAGCTCAAGCCCCCCCTCGAAACCGCTGTTCCAGTTCAGGTCGAAGCCAAGCGTCTGAGCAATCTCGTCCTCGGTCAGGTCCCCGTCGAAATCGGGGTCGAGGTCGAGATCCTGCAACAGGATCAGGGTGTACAGTTCGTCGTAGCGCCAGGTCACCTCGACCTCGGCCACCCGTCCGGCAGCGTCGTGAAACAGGGTCAGCCCGGCATCGATGAAAACATGCGGATGCGCCGCCGCAGACCCGGCACCGCCGATGCCGATCAGGGCGCAAAGCGCAAGCGCACGCGGATGATGAAAGACAGCAAAAGCCATGCGCGCATTAGACCCAGACCGGTCGACCGCGCAAGTCGGACGCCATGGCACCCAGGCCGATTGCGCAAGCCAGCGCCGAGACTGCCGCCGCTACGGCGCACGAAACCTTAATTCTTTCTTAATCGGGGGATTGTTGCGACAAAGCACGGGGATTGTTGCGAAAACCTACCCAGATCCGCCACATTTCCGCCCCTATTGCGTGACAACCTTCCACAGCTAGGGGAGTTACCAAAGCCGTGCGAGACTCAATTTTCAGATATCTCCGCGCCGAAGACGGGGCGATTACGGTCGACTACACCGTCCTCAGCGCCGCCGTGGTCAGCATGACCATCGCCGCGACGGCCATTGTCACCGGTGGCATCAACAACCTGACCCAGCAGATTGACGCCGAGCTGCGCTCGCGTCAACTCAACGACAGCTATATCGCCTTCGACTCGTCGCATTTCGAACCGCTCTACGAAAGCGGCCTTTTGACCGAAGAGCAGGCCGCGGAACTCTTCGCCATCGCCAATGCCGCCATGAACCAGGACATCATCAATGCCCTGCAGGACGGCATCCAGAAGATCGAGGACGGAACGATCACACCGCACGAGGCCGCCGAGCTTTTCGCGCTGGCCTCGGTAGCCCATCAGCGCAACATCGTGCCGGATGCCGTGCTGGAATACTATTTCGGGATTGGTGGCGCCGCGGGTGTGCAAGAGGTCGAAACCGGCTAACCCCGCGCCTTAAGCGAAACGGCTGCGCCGCCCCCCTTGGAGACGGCGCTATTGACGTGAACGCGCCCGCGCGGTGGCGGGCGCGAGGTGGTGGGCGCCCTGGGGCCGCTCAGGGCCGGGCCTTGCGGGTATCGGGGTGCAGCGACGCGCCCAGAATGTGCTCGGCCTTGTGAATGACATGCCCCGCCTGCCCCACGATCAGCGGATCGGGCGCATGCGCGATGCGGAGATCCTTGTCCGGGTAGTCGAGACTGTCGAGGAAATGCAGCATGCAATTCAGGCGCGCGCGCTTCTTGTCGTCGGACTTGATGACGGTCCAGGGCGCATCGGCCGTGTCGGTGTAGAAAAACATCGCCTCCTTCGCCTCGGTGTAGTCGTCCCACTTGTTGAGCGAGGCCTTGTCGATTGGCGACAGTTTCCACCGCTTCAGCGGGTCCGTCTCGCGCGAGGCGAAGCGGCGGCGCTGTTCCTCTTGCGTGACCGAGAACCAGTATTTGTAAAGGCGGATGCCCGAGCGTACCAGCATACGCTCCAGATCGGGGGTCTGGCGCATGAATTCGAGGTATTCGTTCGGCTCGCAAAAGCCCATCACCCGCTCGACACCGGCGCGGTTGTACCAGGACCGGTCGTAGAACACCATTTCACCGGCCGTCGGCAGGTGCTGGATGTAGCGCTGGAAATACCATTGGCCGCGCTCTTCGTCGGTGGGCTTGTTCAACGCCACAACGCGCGCCTCGCGCGGGTTCAGGTGCTCGTTGAAGCGTTTGATCGTGCCGCCCTTGCCCGCCGCATCGCGCCCCTCGAACAGGATGACGATCTTCTGCCCCGTCTCGGCCACCCATTTCTGCACCTTCAGCAACTCGGCCTGCAGCTTGGCTTTCTGCGCCTCGTAGCTGCGGCGGCTGAGCTTGGTCTGATATGGATATTCACCGGTTTCGAAAGCCTGCCGGATCTCGGCCGGCGAGGGTCCCTGTGCCCCACGCCCCCGGGCGCGGACGGACGGGCCCTTGTCGGCGGTCGCACTGCTGGCCCCCTCGCCTGTCTTGGCCTGGGCGTCGGCAACGGCCGGGATCGGATCGGTCACGGTGTTCTGGTCGGCTGCGATTTCATTCACGGATACTGTCCCTTCGCTACAGGCTATGCGTTCTTTTTCTGTCTTGCGATCATCGCATACACGCGATGGTTGCGCCTTGAGACATGTCAATAAACCGTCACATTCGGCATCTTGACGGAAATCATGGTGACCACACGGCGCAATCCCTAGGGTGGCAAGCGATCCATGCCGCACACAAAGGGAGGTTTCGCATGGCCCGGTTTTCCCGTTTGACCCTCTGCGCCCTGCTTGGCGCCGACCTATCTGGCCTGCCTTTGCAGGCCGCCACCATCGAGACGACCGTGACGCCGGACATGGAGGAAATGGGCTGCACCCTGCGCCTGGCGGGTGAGCTTGCCCCCGGTGATCTCGAGGCCCTTTCCGCCGTTCTCTCGGATCCGCCGCCGATGGAAGCGAGTGACAAGCAACTCCCCTTTTCGCCAGCACTGTTCTACGGCTTTCCCTACGGCACGCATCGGTTGTGCTTGAACAGTTCCGGCGGCGATATCGACCTAGCCTTGCGGATTGCCGAGGCGCTGGACCGGTTTCAGGATGAATACGGGCGCCATGGCATCCCCACGGCCGTCGCCGCGGGGGATCGGTGCGACGGGGCCTGTGGCCTGATCTTCATGGCCGGCCGCTATTCCTGGCAAAGCTACAACGAAGGCTATTGGCGCGTGGACCGCGTGCTGCATCCGCAGGGCCACCTGTCACTGCCGGCGCTGAACCTTTGGCAAACGGACAATCCCAGGATGACGTTTGCCGGGTTGTCGCGCCTCATGGCCGAACGCGCCGTGTCGATCACGCCCGGACTGCTGGCCGACATGCTGGCCTACACGGCCGACGATGTCCTGCCCGTGGACACGGTCGGGGCGGCCAGCCAGTACGCGATCGAGGTGGCCCCGATCGCGATGGCGCCGGTGCTGACACGCGATCTCGACGCGCTGCGCGCCAATGGATGCGCCAACGCTGCGCTGATGTTGCAAGGCCGGTTTTCCCTGTCGCCGCCCGACGCGCCGGACTGGGAAACGCGGGCCCTGAGCTACGAAGACCCCGACCGGGTGC comes from Roseibacterium elongatum DSM 19469 and encodes:
- a CDS encoding DUF1007 family protein, translating into MAFAVFHHPRALALCALIGIGGAGSAAAHPHVFIDAGLTLFHDAAGRVAEVEVTWRYDELYTLILLQDLDLDPDFDGDLTEDEIAQTLGFDLNWNSGFEGGLELSRGDVALRIGPPRPQALTLLPEGRLETVHRREVTGDPGGDAALVAAIYDPAFYIAFEAILPTEVRAPTGGPAPCSVELLRADLDAAYAELETALAEIGGVVAAEDNFPAVGALFADRLVVACDG
- the ppk2 gene encoding polyphosphate kinase 2 produces the protein MNEIAADQNTVTDPIPAVADAQAKTGEGASSATADKGPSVRARGRGAQGPSPAEIRQAFETGEYPYQTKLSRRSYEAQKAKLQAELLKVQKWVAETGQKIVILFEGRDAAGKGGTIKRFNEHLNPREARVVALNKPTDEERGQWYFQRYIQHLPTAGEMVFYDRSWYNRAGVERVMGFCEPNEYLEFMRQTPDLERMLVRSGIRLYKYWFSVTQEEQRRRFASRETDPLKRWKLSPIDKASLNKWDDYTEAKEAMFFYTDTADAPWTVIKSDDKKRARLNCMLHFLDSLDYPDKDLRIAHAPDPLIVGQAGHVIHKAEHILGASLHPDTRKARP
- a CDS encoding Flp family type IVb pilin, whose amino-acid sequence is MRDSIFRYLRAEDGAITVDYTVLSAAVVSMTIAATAIVTGGINNLTQQIDAELRSRQLNDSYIAFDSSHFEPLYESGLLTEEQAAELFAIANAAMNQDIINALQDGIQKIEDGTITPHEAAELFALASVAHQRNIVPDAVLEYYFGIGGAAGVQEVETG